One region of Bradyrhizobium betae genomic DNA includes:
- a CDS encoding NirA family protein, which produces MKIDTLSVDFTDEQKRYLEGFTTGLQISKVGRGFGGGGKANAEPVGPDAVHIKAQDKVIASGKKLADQEKFKRDEHPFDAYPRLRQQAADNAPPSPADNFRWRYYGIFYVAPTQDSYMCRLRIPNGIMKHWQLSGLADLADELCGPYSHATTRSNLQLREIPPKNAVLLIEGIQDLGLCSRGSGADNIRNVTGTPTAGIDPQELIDTRPYAREWHYHILNERSLYGLPRKFNVAFDGAGKIAVLEETNDIAFTAYEVKDGFGVEPGIWFRLGLGGITGHKDFAKYSGIIVKPEQATAVADAIVRVFIDHGDRTNRNKARLKYVLDAMGHDGFLKLVEERLKTPLTRVPEEAFAPRPASNRMAHIGVHKQKQDGLNWIGVSLTLGKMTCDQMRGLAKVARDLGDGEIRLTVWQNLLISGVRDENVELAIAAIKQIGLAVHASHIRAGLIACTGNAGCRFAASNTKRNAAEIGDWCEPRVAMDKPVNIHVTGCHHSCAQHYISDIGLIGARVPVNDEDTVEGYHLFTGGGFGPAADVGQEVYHDLKAEDAPKTVEGLLKAYIAHRASPDESFLAFARRHDGETLRKLADAQVSA; this is translated from the coding sequence ATGAAAATCGATACGCTCTCAGTCGACTTTACCGACGAGCAGAAACGCTATCTCGAAGGTTTCACGACCGGTCTGCAGATCAGCAAGGTCGGTCGCGGTTTTGGCGGCGGCGGCAAGGCGAATGCCGAGCCTGTGGGTCCCGATGCCGTGCACATCAAGGCGCAGGACAAGGTCATCGCGTCGGGCAAGAAGCTTGCCGACCAGGAGAAATTCAAGCGCGACGAGCATCCCTTCGATGCCTATCCGCGGCTGCGCCAGCAGGCGGCCGACAACGCGCCGCCGAGCCCTGCGGACAATTTCCGCTGGCGCTATTACGGCATCTTCTACGTCGCGCCGACGCAGGATTCCTACATGTGCCGGCTGCGTATTCCCAACGGCATCATGAAGCACTGGCAGCTGTCGGGCCTCGCCGATCTCGCCGATGAGCTCTGCGGTCCCTACAGCCACGCCACGACGCGATCCAATCTCCAGCTGCGCGAGATCCCGCCGAAGAACGCTGTTCTGCTGATCGAGGGCATCCAGGACCTCGGCCTGTGCTCGCGCGGCTCCGGCGCCGACAACATCCGCAACGTCACGGGAACGCCGACGGCCGGCATCGACCCGCAGGAGCTGATCGACACGCGCCCCTATGCGCGCGAGTGGCACTACCACATCCTCAACGAGCGCTCGCTCTACGGTCTGCCGCGCAAGTTCAACGTCGCCTTCGACGGCGCCGGCAAGATCGCGGTGCTGGAAGAAACCAACGACATCGCCTTCACCGCGTATGAGGTGAAGGACGGGTTCGGCGTCGAGCCCGGAATCTGGTTCCGCCTCGGACTCGGCGGTATCACCGGCCACAAGGACTTTGCAAAATACTCCGGCATCATCGTCAAGCCGGAGCAGGCGACCGCCGTCGCTGATGCCATCGTGCGCGTGTTCATCGATCATGGCGATCGCACCAACCGCAACAAGGCGCGGCTGAAATATGTGCTCGACGCGATGGGCCATGACGGCTTCCTCAAGCTGGTCGAAGAGCGGCTGAAGACGCCGTTAACGCGCGTGCCGGAAGAGGCGTTTGCCCCACGGCCCGCGTCGAACCGCATGGCGCATATCGGCGTGCACAAGCAGAAGCAGGACGGCCTGAACTGGATCGGCGTGTCGCTGACACTCGGCAAGATGACCTGCGACCAGATGCGGGGCCTCGCCAAGGTCGCGCGCGACCTCGGCGACGGCGAGATCCGCCTGACCGTGTGGCAGAACCTGCTGATATCGGGCGTGCGCGACGAGAATGTCGAGCTCGCCATTGCCGCGATCAAGCAGATCGGACTCGCGGTCCATGCCTCGCATATCCGCGCCGGCCTGATCGCCTGCACCGGCAATGCCGGCTGCCGTTTCGCGGCCTCCAATACCAAGCGCAATGCGGCCGAGATCGGCGACTGGTGCGAGCCGCGCGTCGCCATGGACAAGCCGGTCAATATCCACGTCACCGGCTGCCACCATTCCTGCGCGCAGCACTACATCAGCGACATCGGCCTGATCGGCGCGCGCGTGCCTGTGAACGACGAGGACACGGTCGAGGGCTATCACCTGTTCACCGGCGGCGGGTTCGGTCCGGCCGCCGACGTCGGGCAGGAGGTCTATCACGACCTCAAGGCCGAGGACGCCCCGAAGACGGTCGAGGGTCTGCTCAAGGCCTACATCGCCCACCGCGCTTCGCCCGACGAAAGCTTCCTCGCCTTTGCGCGCCGCCATGACGGCGAGACGCTGCGCAAGCTTGCCGATGCACAGGTGTCCGCATGA
- a CDS encoding biotin-dependent carboxyltransferase family protein, with protein sequence MSRLVVASIGPASSVQDGGRHGAQRYGLTVSGAMDRLSLAAANTLLGNEPFAAAVEIGPFGATFTARDGAVRVAIAGAPRNADVAGKPVAMDTSVTLKDGETLTLGFARGGAFTYLAIEGAIKGELVFGSLAVNARAGLGSPYPRPLQAGDEFTVDAASGAPELRIELPKPVSGPIRVLLGPQDDEFDDANKALFLDSEWKISATSDRMGYRLEGPAIKHLHGHNIVSDGTVIGSIQVPGDGSPIALMMDRGTTGGYPKIATVITADVGRLAQTSVGTAFRFREVTMAEAQDEARKFTRLIKDLPDRLRSSDTVELNIEALSDANVAGDAVSAVDAGTWQVAVEP encoded by the coding sequence ATGAGCCGGCTCGTCGTCGCCTCCATTGGGCCGGCAAGCTCCGTCCAGGACGGCGGCCGCCACGGCGCGCAGCGCTACGGCCTCACGGTCAGCGGCGCGATGGACCGGCTGTCGCTGGCGGCCGCGAACACGCTTCTCGGCAACGAGCCGTTCGCAGCCGCTGTCGAGATCGGCCCGTTCGGCGCCACCTTCACCGCCCGTGACGGCGCTGTGCGCGTTGCGATCGCGGGCGCGCCGCGCAATGCCGACGTCGCCGGGAAACCGGTGGCAATGGATACATCGGTGACGTTGAAGGACGGCGAGACGCTGACGCTGGGCTTTGCCCGTGGCGGTGCGTTCACTTATCTTGCGATCGAAGGCGCCATCAAGGGCGAGCTCGTGTTCGGCAGTCTTGCGGTGAATGCCCGGGCCGGTCTCGGCAGCCCCTACCCGCGCCCGCTCCAGGCTGGCGACGAATTCACCGTCGATGCCGCGAGCGGCGCGCCGGAGTTGCGTATCGAATTGCCGAAGCCGGTGAGCGGCCCGATCCGTGTCCTGCTGGGACCGCAGGACGACGAGTTCGACGACGCCAACAAGGCGCTGTTCCTGGACAGCGAGTGGAAGATCTCGGCGACCTCCGACCGTATGGGCTACCGGCTCGAGGGCCCCGCGATCAAGCATCTGCACGGCCACAACATCGTCTCCGACGGCACCGTGATCGGCAGCATCCAGGTGCCCGGCGACGGCTCGCCGATCGCATTGATGATGGATCGCGGCACCACCGGCGGCTACCCGAAGATCGCGACCGTGATCACGGCCGACGTTGGCCGGCTTGCGCAGACCTCGGTGGGAACGGCGTTCCGCTTCCGAGAGGTCACGATGGCCGAGGCCCAGGACGAGGCGCGCAAGTTTACGCGGCTCATCAAAGACCTGCCCGATCGCCTGCGCTCGTCCGACACCGTCGAACTCAATATCGAGGCGCTCAGCGATGCGAACGTTGCGGGCGATGCTGTGAGCGCCGTGGATGCCGGGACCTGGCAGGTCGCGGTGGAGCCGTAA
- the rimO gene encoding 30S ribosomal protein S12 methylthiotransferase RimO has protein sequence MDQTAAPKVSFVSLGCPKALVDSERIITRLRAEGYELARKHDGADIVIVNTCGFLDSAKQESLSAIGEAMAENGKVIVTGCMGAEPEAIEQAYPGVLSISGPQQYESVLDAVHRALPPAHNPHLDLVPPQGIKLTPRHYAYLKISEGCNNRCTFCIIPKLRGDLVSRPANDVLREAERLVGAGVKELLVISQDSSAYGVDLKYAESPWKDRQVRARFLDLARELGELGAWVRLQYVYPYPHVDEVIALMNEGKVLPYLDIPFQHASPEVLKAMKRPAAQDKTLARIKRWREECPDLALRSTFIVGFPGETDADFQYLLDWLDEAEIDRLGCFKYEPVAGATANAIENPVPEEIKQERYNALMARQQKISARRLKRKVGTRQQIIIDEVGPTVAKGRSKADAPEIDGAVYLTSRRPLRVGEIVTAKIERADQYDLHGSVAGF, from the coding sequence ATGGATCAGACGGCTGCGCCCAAGGTCAGCTTCGTGTCGCTCGGGTGTCCCAAGGCATTGGTAGATTCCGAGCGCATCATCACGCGCCTGCGCGCCGAGGGCTATGAGCTTGCCCGCAAGCATGACGGGGCCGACATCGTCATCGTCAACACCTGCGGCTTCCTCGACAGCGCCAAGCAGGAGTCACTCTCGGCGATCGGCGAGGCCATGGCCGAGAACGGCAAGGTGATCGTAACAGGCTGCATGGGCGCCGAACCGGAAGCGATCGAGCAGGCCTATCCCGGCGTGCTCTCGATCTCCGGCCCGCAGCAATATGAGAGCGTGCTCGACGCCGTCCACCGCGCGCTACCGCCCGCCCACAATCCGCATCTCGACCTGGTGCCGCCGCAGGGCATCAAGCTGACGCCGCGGCACTACGCTTACTTGAAGATCTCCGAGGGCTGCAACAACCGCTGCACCTTCTGCATCATCCCCAAGCTGCGCGGCGATCTGGTCTCGCGCCCGGCCAATGACGTCCTGCGCGAGGCCGAACGCCTGGTCGGCGCCGGTGTGAAAGAGCTGCTGGTGATCTCGCAGGACTCCTCGGCCTACGGCGTCGATCTCAAATACGCCGAGAGCCCCTGGAAGGATCGCCAGGTCCGCGCCAGATTCCTCGACCTTGCGCGCGAGCTCGGCGAGCTCGGCGCCTGGGTCCGGCTGCAATATGTCTACCCTTACCCGCATGTCGACGAGGTCATCGCACTGATGAACGAGGGCAAGGTGTTGCCCTATCTCGACATCCCGTTCCAGCACGCGAGCCCCGAGGTGCTGAAGGCGATGAAGCGCCCGGCCGCACAGGACAAGACTCTGGCGCGCATCAAGCGCTGGCGCGAGGAATGCCCTGATCTTGCTCTGCGCTCGACCTTCATCGTCGGCTTCCCCGGCGAGACCGATGCCGATTTCCAATATCTGCTCGACTGGCTGGATGAAGCCGAGATCGATCGCCTCGGCTGCTTCAAATACGAGCCGGTTGCCGGCGCCACGGCGAACGCAATCGAGAATCCGGTGCCGGAGGAGATCAAGCAGGAGCGCTACAACGCGCTGATGGCCCGCCAGCAGAAGATCTCGGCGCGCAGGCTGAAGCGCAAGGTCGGCACGCGCCAGCAGATCATCATCGACGAGGTCGGACCGACCGTGGCCAAGGGCCGCTCCAAGGCCGATGCGCCGGAGATCGACGGCGCGGTGTATCTGACCAGCCGCCGGCCGTTGCGCGTCGGCGAGATCGTCACCGCGAAAATCGAGCGTGCGGATCAGTACGATCTGCACGGCAGCGTCGCGGGATTCTGA
- a CDS encoding ANTAR domain-containing response regulator, whose product MSAEQSPKIVIVDESPIRAAILQEGLREAGFTQLVHISEMQSLLARIYAVDPDIILIDLENPSRDVLEAMFQVSRAVRRPIAMFVDQSDSASIQASVEAGVSAYIVDGLKKERIKPILDLCVSRFNAFAKLQEELERTKSQLEDRKVIEKAKGILMKVKGLNEDEAYVLLRSTAMREKKKIGEIAQSIITASEMLK is encoded by the coding sequence ATGAGCGCCGAACAGTCGCCTAAAATCGTGATTGTCGACGAGAGCCCGATCCGGGCCGCAATCCTCCAGGAGGGACTGCGGGAGGCCGGGTTCACCCAGCTCGTCCATATCAGCGAAATGCAGAGCCTGCTGGCCCGTATTTATGCGGTCGACCCTGATATCATCCTGATCGATCTGGAAAACCCCAGCCGCGACGTGCTGGAAGCGATGTTCCAGGTCAGCCGCGCCGTGCGGCGGCCGATCGCGATGTTCGTCGACCAGAGCGATTCCGCCTCGATCCAGGCCTCGGTGGAGGCGGGGGTGTCCGCCTACATCGTCGATGGATTGAAGAAGGAGCGCATCAAGCCGATCCTCGATCTCTGCGTGTCCCGCTTCAATGCCTTTGCAAAACTCCAGGAGGAGCTGGAGCGCACCAAGTCGCAGCTCGAGGACCGCAAGGTCATCGAGAAGGCCAAGGGCATCCTGATGAAGGTGAAAGGCCTCAACGAGGACGAGGCCTACGTGCTGCTGCGCTCCACCGCGATGCGCGAGAAGAAGAAAATCGGTGAGATCGCCCAGTCGATCATCACCGCGTCGGAGATGCTGAAATGA
- a CDS encoding sulfite reductase subunit alpha: MNQITPPPKLDIIPASAPFSDAQRSWLNGFFAGLLSPDVATPLSAEQGAAVMQAGDGDDGEAPWHDQTMPIADRMKLAEGRPVRRKMMAAMAQQDCGQCGYNCNDYSDAIASRSEARLNLCVPGGKETARMLKSLYEELDKAPAAKAPDKADAVAAPAVTVTIAEPGRSRDNPVAATFLSRRLLNKGASEKETYHVEFDLSESKLDYVVGDSFGVFARNDVGLVDQIIALLGASHTTKVNGKTLREVLTDDVSLSPAPDSLFELISFITGGAQREKARALAQGEDPDGDAATLDVMAALQKFSGTRPHPEAFVEALEPLQPRLYSISSSHNATPGKLSLTVDSVRYVIGKRKRIGVASTFLGERISEGEKLKVYVQKAHGFGLPEDPKTPVIMIGPGTGIAPFRAFLLDRKATGAPGKNWLFFGHQRSDCDFFYQEELNAMKISGQLTRLSLAWSRDGDKKFYVQDRMREVGRELWTWLAAGAHLYICGDAKRMAKDVERALVDIVAQFGARSTDEAVSFVAELKKTGRFQADVY, encoded by the coding sequence ATGAACCAGATCACGCCTCCGCCGAAACTCGACATCATTCCCGCCAGCGCGCCGTTCTCCGACGCGCAGCGGTCGTGGCTGAACGGCTTCTTTGCCGGGCTGCTGTCGCCTGACGTGGCGACGCCGCTGTCAGCGGAGCAGGGCGCCGCGGTCATGCAAGCCGGTGACGGCGACGACGGCGAAGCGCCGTGGCACGACCAGACCATGCCGATCGCCGATCGGATGAAGCTCGCCGAAGGCCGGCCCGTGCGTCGCAAGATGATGGCGGCGATGGCGCAGCAGGATTGCGGCCAGTGCGGCTACAATTGCAACGACTATTCGGATGCGATCGCCAGCCGCAGCGAAGCGCGGCTCAATCTCTGCGTTCCCGGCGGCAAGGAAACCGCGCGGATGCTGAAGTCGCTGTACGAGGAGCTGGACAAGGCGCCGGCGGCCAAAGCGCCCGACAAGGCGGATGCGGTGGCGGCACCCGCCGTGACCGTGACGATCGCCGAGCCCGGCCGCTCCCGTGACAATCCGGTTGCGGCGACCTTCCTGTCACGGCGCCTGCTGAACAAAGGCGCCTCGGAGAAGGAAACCTATCACGTCGAGTTCGATCTCTCCGAGAGCAAGCTGGACTACGTCGTCGGTGACAGCTTTGGCGTGTTCGCGCGCAACGATGTCGGCCTCGTCGATCAGATCATCGCGCTGCTCGGTGCCTCCCATACCACCAAGGTCAACGGCAAGACGCTGCGCGAGGTGCTGACCGACGACGTCTCGCTGTCGCCGGCACCGGACTCCCTGTTCGAGCTGATCTCCTTCATCACCGGCGGTGCGCAGCGCGAGAAGGCGCGGGCGCTGGCGCAGGGCGAGGATCCCGATGGCGATGCCGCGACCCTCGACGTCATGGCGGCGCTGCAGAAGTTTTCCGGCACGCGGCCGCATCCCGAGGCCTTCGTCGAGGCGCTGGAGCCGCTCCAGCCGCGACTCTATTCCATCTCCTCCTCGCACAATGCAACGCCGGGCAAGCTGTCGCTGACGGTCGATTCCGTGCGCTATGTGATAGGCAAGCGCAAGCGCATCGGCGTCGCCTCGACCTTCCTCGGCGAACGCATCTCTGAGGGCGAGAAGCTCAAGGTCTATGTGCAGAAGGCGCACGGCTTCGGCCTGCCCGAGGATCCGAAGACGCCCGTCATCATGATCGGCCCGGGTACCGGCATCGCGCCGTTCCGCGCCTTCCTGCTCGACCGCAAGGCGACCGGTGCGCCCGGCAAGAACTGGCTGTTCTTCGGCCATCAGCGCAGCGATTGCGATTTCTTCTACCAGGAAGAGCTCAACGCGATGAAGATTTCGGGCCAATTGACGCGGCTGTCGCTGGCCTGGTCGCGCGACGGCGACAAGAAGTTCTACGTGCAGGACCGCATGCGCGAGGTCGGCCGTGAGCTGTGGACGTGGCTCGCCGCGGGCGCACATCTCTATATCTGCGGCGACGCCAAGCGCATGGCCAAGGACGTCGAGCGTGCGCTGGTCGATATCGTCGCCCAATTCGGCGCGCGCTCGACCGACGAGGCCGTCAGTTTCGTCGCCGAGCTCAAGAAGACCGGCCGCTTCCAGGCCGACGTCTACTAA
- a CDS encoding LamB/YcsF family protein produces MKTIDLNCDLGEGFGAWEMGNDSAMIDLASSVNVACGFHAGDPDIMRRTVELAKARGVSVGAHPGYRDLHGFGRHPIMGMKASEIENLVAYQIGALQAIATAAGHKVTHVKAHGALSNVACEDDMTAKAIAAGIRAVDPNLIFVVLANSKLVKAGEDANLPMVHEVFADRAYEDDGNLVSRKKPGAVLHDAKAIADRVVRMVQDGAVVSVTGKVIKMRTDTVCIHGDTQGAVEIARTLRQALKDAGIEVAPFKRG; encoded by the coding sequence ATGAAGACGATCGATCTCAACTGCGACCTCGGCGAAGGTTTTGGCGCGTGGGAGATGGGCAACGACTCCGCCATGATCGACCTTGCAAGCTCGGTCAACGTGGCCTGCGGCTTCCATGCCGGCGATCCCGACATCATGCGCCGGACGGTTGAGCTCGCGAAGGCGCGCGGCGTCTCGGTCGGCGCCCATCCCGGCTACCGCGACCTGCACGGCTTCGGCCGGCATCCGATCATGGGCATGAAGGCCTCCGAGATCGAGAACCTCGTCGCCTACCAGATCGGCGCGCTGCAGGCGATCGCGACCGCGGCCGGGCACAAGGTGACGCATGTGAAGGCGCATGGCGCGCTGTCCAACGTCGCCTGCGAAGACGACATGACCGCCAAGGCGATCGCCGCCGGCATCAGGGCGGTCGACCCCAATCTCATTTTCGTCGTGCTCGCCAATTCGAAGCTGGTGAAGGCCGGCGAAGACGCCAACCTGCCGATGGTGCACGAGGTGTTCGCCGACCGCGCCTATGAGGACGACGGCAACCTGGTCTCGCGCAAGAAGCCCGGCGCGGTGCTGCACGATGCCAAGGCGATTGCCGACCGCGTGGTGCGCATGGTGCAGGACGGCGCGGTGGTGTCGGTGACGGGCAAGGTCATCAAGATGCGGACGGATACCGTCTGCATCCACGGCGACACGCAAGGCGCCGTCGAGATCGCGCGCACCCTGCGTCAGGCGTTGAAGGATGCGGGGATCGAAGTGGCGCCGTTCAAGCGCGGGTGA
- a CDS encoding CmpA/NrtA family ABC transporter substrate-binding protein: protein MTAPLRIGFIPLVDAAALIVAVDKGFAAAEGLDVTLVREVSWSNVRDKLNIGLFDAAHLLAPVAIASSLGLGHVKVPIAAPFNLGINGNAITVSPALHAALMEEIEGDRFDPLVTAKALAKVVAKRRKAGAEPLTFGMTFPFSTHNYQLRFWMAAAGVDPDEDVRLVVLPPPYMVDSLKSGHVDAFCVGAPWNSVAVDLGIGHILHFVSDILVRAAEKVLAVRQVWADKNPDVVASLVRAAVKGAAFIEDPANLTEAAQLLAQPERIGVDAEVIKRTLTGRLKISPDGTFRESARYLLVGREGAGRPDPVQAAWLYAQMVRWGQTALTPDGVRTAMAVFRPDLYDAALGQQPPSEAPAAFGAFAGPTFDPDNIRGHLEAFEVGRWRP from the coding sequence ATGACCGCTCCCCTCCGCATCGGGTTCATCCCGCTGGTCGATGCCGCGGCCCTGATCGTCGCCGTCGACAAGGGCTTCGCCGCCGCCGAGGGGCTCGACGTCACGCTGGTGCGCGAGGTGTCCTGGTCCAACGTCCGCGACAAGCTCAATATCGGCCTGTTCGACGCCGCGCATCTGCTGGCGCCTGTGGCGATCGCGTCCTCGCTCGGGCTCGGCCACGTCAAGGTTCCGATCGCCGCGCCCTTCAATCTCGGTATCAACGGCAATGCGATCACGGTCTCGCCGGCGCTTCATGCGGCGCTGATGGAGGAGATCGAGGGCGACCGTTTCGATCCGCTCGTCACGGCGAAAGCGCTGGCGAAGGTGGTCGCCAAACGCCGCAAGGCCGGTGCCGAGCCGTTGACCTTCGGCATGACCTTCCCGTTCTCGACCCACAATTACCAATTGCGGTTCTGGATGGCGGCCGCCGGCGTCGATCCAGACGAGGATGTGCGGCTCGTGGTGCTGCCGCCGCCCTATATGGTGGACAGCCTCAAGAGCGGCCATGTCGATGCGTTCTGCGTCGGCGCGCCCTGGAATTCGGTCGCGGTCGACCTCGGCATCGGCCACATCCTGCATTTCGTGTCCGACATCCTGGTGCGCGCCGCCGAGAAGGTGCTGGCAGTTCGCCAGGTCTGGGCCGACAAGAATCCGGATGTGGTCGCGAGCCTGGTGCGCGCGGCGGTGAAGGGCGCCGCGTTCATCGAGGATCCCGCGAACCTGACCGAAGCGGCGCAGCTTCTGGCGCAGCCCGAGCGGATCGGCGTCGATGCCGAGGTCATCAAGCGCACGCTCACCGGACGCCTGAAGATCTCGCCCGACGGCACCTTCCGCGAAAGCGCCCGCTACCTGCTGGTCGGGCGCGAAGGGGCAGGGCGCCCCGATCCGGTCCAGGCCGCCTGGCTCTATGCCCAGATGGTGCGGTGGGGGCAGACCGCGCTGACCCCCGATGGCGTCAGGACCGCCATGGCCGTGTTCAGGCCGGATCTCTACGACGCCGCCCTCGGCCAGCAGCCGCCCAGCGAAGCTCCGGCGGCGTTCGGCGCGTTCGCCGGCCCCACCTTTGATCCCGACAACATTCGGGGGCATCTGGAGGCCTTCGAGGTCGGGCGCTGGAGGCCCTGA
- a CDS encoding acetylornithine transaminase, with product MTTATHPYDALMDITARPKAVFVRGAGSYLWDDSRKRYLDFVQGWAVNCLGHSPPAIADALTAQAKRLLNPSPAFYNAPSLNLAKALVDNSAFDQVFFTNSGAEANEGAIKLARKYGSLHKGGAFEIISFEGGFHGRTLATMSASGKKAFEPLFEPKVAGFKKAKLNDIASVESLINANTVAVMLEPIQGESGVWPATDQFLQQLRALTEAHGLLLIFDEIQTGMGRTGKLFHYEHTGIAPDIMTLGKGIGGGVPLAALLATERASCFEHGDQGGTFNGNPIMCAAGLAVMEKVSQPDFLKAVTETGLLLESELQKVSARHGLGGVRGRGLLLALDLKLPIAPGIVAQAFEAGVLLNAPQIDTLRFMPALNVTRAEITEMVDCLDGILTKAGAARRVA from the coding sequence ATGACCACCGCCACGCATCCGTATGACGCGCTGATGGACATCACCGCACGGCCCAAGGCTGTGTTCGTCCGCGGCGCCGGCTCCTACCTCTGGGACGACAGCCGCAAGCGTTATCTCGATTTCGTGCAGGGCTGGGCCGTGAACTGCCTCGGCCATTCGCCGCCGGCGATCGCCGATGCGCTCACCGCACAGGCCAAGCGGCTGCTGAATCCGAGCCCCGCCTTCTACAACGCGCCGAGCCTCAACCTCGCCAAGGCGCTGGTCGACAACAGTGCCTTCGACCAGGTGTTCTTCACCAATTCCGGCGCGGAAGCCAACGAGGGCGCGATCAAGCTCGCGCGCAAATATGGTAGCCTGCACAAAGGCGGCGCGTTCGAGATCATCAGCTTCGAGGGCGGCTTCCACGGCCGCACGCTGGCGACGATGTCGGCCTCGGGCAAGAAGGCGTTCGAGCCGCTGTTCGAGCCGAAGGTCGCCGGATTCAAGAAGGCGAAGCTGAACGACATCGCCTCGGTCGAAAGCCTGATCAACGCCAACACCGTCGCGGTGATGCTCGAGCCGATCCAGGGTGAATCGGGCGTGTGGCCGGCGACCGATCAGTTCCTGCAGCAGCTGCGCGCGCTGACCGAGGCGCACGGCCTGCTGCTGATCTTCGACGAGATCCAGACCGGCATGGGCCGGACCGGCAAGCTGTTCCACTACGAGCACACCGGCATCGCGCCCGACATCATGACGCTCGGCAAGGGCATCGGCGGCGGTGTCCCGCTAGCCGCCCTGCTCGCAACCGAACGCGCCTCCTGCTTCGAGCACGGCGACCAGGGCGGCACGTTCAACGGCAACCCGATCATGTGCGCCGCGGGGCTCGCGGTGATGGAAAAGGTCAGCCAGCCCGACTTCCTGAAGGCGGTCACCGAGACGGGCCTGCTGCTCGAAAGCGAGTTGCAGAAGGTCTCGGCCCGGCACGGCCTCGGCGGCGTGCGCGGCCGCGGCCTGCTGCTCGCGCTCGACCTCAAGCTGCCGATCGCGCCCGGGATCGTCGCACAGGCGTTCGAGGCCGGTGTGCTCCTCAACGCGCCGCAGATCGACACGCTGCGCTTCATGCCGGCGCTGAACGTCACGCGGGCGGAGATCACCGAGATGGTCGATTGCCTGGACGGGATATTGACGAAAGCGGGAGCGGCCCGGCGCGTGGCTTGA
- the pxpB gene encoding 5-oxoprolinase subunit PxpB: MAATLPPPRLLPSGDSAVTVEFSRTIDDAANERVLALDKALAASPIDGITETVPTYRSLLVHYDPGKIGFDALCEKILPIASQPLPPATKARRWRIPVAYGGEHGIDLEDVAKALNTTPEDIISRHAGGDYRVAMIGFTPGWSYLSGLDKSLQMSRRQSPRLLTPAGTISIGGIQAGIQCLAAPSGWHLLGRTPVRTYQLHRNPTFLTEPGDRVTFFAIDHKTFEELDRAAEAGEIVAEQVMA, from the coding sequence ATGGCCGCGACGCTTCCCCCGCCCCGCCTTCTGCCCAGTGGCGACAGTGCCGTCACGGTCGAGTTCAGCCGCACCATCGACGACGCCGCCAACGAGCGCGTGCTCGCGCTCGACAAGGCGCTGGCGGCAAGCCCCATCGACGGTATCACCGAGACCGTGCCGACCTATCGCTCGCTGCTGGTGCACTACGACCCCGGCAAGATCGGCTTCGACGCGCTCTGCGAAAAGATCCTCCCGATCGCCAGCCAGCCGTTGCCGCCGGCCACCAAGGCGCGGCGCTGGCGCATTCCCGTCGCCTATGGCGGCGAGCACGGCATCGATCTGGAGGATGTCGCCAAGGCGCTGAACACCACGCCCGAGGACATCATCTCCCGCCACGCCGGGGGCGACTATCGGGTTGCCATGATCGGCTTCACGCCGGGCTGGTCCTATCTCAGCGGCCTCGACAAATCCCTGCAGATGTCGCGGCGGCAGTCGCCGCGGTTGCTGACGCCTGCCGGCACGATCTCGATCGGCGGCATCCAGGCCGGGATCCAGTGCCTGGCCGCGCCGAGCGGCTGGCACCTGCTCGGCCGCACGCCGGTGCGGACCTATCAGCTCCACCGGAATCCGACCTTCCTGACCGAACCCGGTGATCGCGTGACGTTTTTCGCCATCGACCACAAGACCTTTGAGGAACTCGACCGCGCCGCCGAAGCCGGCGAGATCGTCGCCGAGCAGGTGATGGCATGA